The Amycolatopsis sp. DG1A-15b genome contains the following window.
ACCCCGACCTGGCATTCGACCCCGGCTCGCGCGGCCACTTCGTCGATGAGCAGCTCGGCGAGGGCGGCCTCCCCGCCGAAGTACCCGGCGGCCCCGTCGACGGGCACGGCGACCAGCCCGGGCCGGACGACTTCCACCCCGACGGCCTGCCCTTCGACGGCGGCGGCCACGGGTTCGAACAGCCGGGCATCCCGATCGGGATCGTGCTGGTGCACGACGAGTCCCGGACACCGGGACTGGGCGTCCCGGCGCCGCATCCCCCGCCCGACGCCGTGGTGCCGCGCGGAAGCGGAGCAGGCCACGACCCGGTTGGCGGAGAAAACGGCGGCGGCCGAGGTGGGCGGAATCCCGGCAGCGGCCCCGGCGGCGGCGACCGGCCAGTCCGGGCACCACAGCACGAGCAACCGTGGCGCATCGCTCATCCGCCAACCAGCCCGGCGAACGACCTCGGCGCAGCGCTCATCCCGCGGCCCTGGCCCGCCGGCAGCACCGACCGACCACCAACTCCACCGGCACCAGCACCGACCGGCCGCCAGCACCAGCCGACCACCAACCCCACCGGCACCAACAGTCTCGACGCGCCCCTCATCCCGCAACCAGCCCGGCGAACGACCTCGGCGCAGCCCTCATCCGCCGACCCCGGCCCACCGCCGGCACCGACCGACCACAAACCCCACCGGCACCAGCACCGACCGGCCGCCGGCACCAGCCGACCACCGACCCGGCCGGCACCAACAGCCTCGGCATCGCCCTCATCCGCCAACCAGCCCGGCGAACAACCTCGGCACCGCCCTCATCCGCCAACCAGCCCCGGCGAACAACCTCGGCGCAGCACTCATCCGCCAACCAGCCCCGGCGAACAACCTCGGCGCAGCACTCATCCCCCGGCCCCGGCCCGCCGGCAGCACCGACCGACCACCAACCCCACCGGCACCAGCACCGATCGGCCCCCGGCACCAGCCGACCACCCACCCCGCCGGCACCAACAGCCTCGGCACCGCCCTCATCCCGCACCCCGAGCGGCCCGAAACCCGGCCCGAAACGCCCGGCCGCACCGCCGAGTTCACCCGGCCACCTCGACCAGGCGCCGCCCGGGGAGGCCGCCTCCGGCCACCGCTCCGTCCGGGCCCGGGAGCAGCAACCCCACCGATGACGGGCGCGCCGCCGCGCCGCGGCCACGGCTTGTCGCCACCACGTCGCGGGCGCGGAGGTGGCCGTGGCCGTCCTGCGTCAGGCCGTGCCAGCGGCGGCCCGACACCCTCAGCTCCAGGTCCGCTCCCGGCCACGGTCCCGCCGTCAGCAGGACCGTTCCCCGGTTGCGGACCCGGCCCGCCAGCCGGCGGGCCGTCTGGGGCTGCACCGGTGCCGGGCCGAGGACCACCACGTCGAAGCCGTCGACCAACGCCGACAACACCGCCACCAGCTCCGCGCCCGGGTCCGGCACCAGCGCGAGGCGCTCCAGGTCGACGCCGAGTTCCGCGGCCGCGGCCAGGCCCAGCTCCGGCAGGCCGGTCACCGCAGCCCAGGAACCGTTGCGGGTCGCCGCCGCGAGGAGGGCCAGTACCAGCGACGTCCCTCCGCGCACCGCGATCGTGCTGCCGCGCCGCAGCCCGCCGCCGGGGAGCAGGCGGGCCAGCTCGGGCAGCACCGCCAGCAGTTCCCCCGGCCCCGCGTCCGGCTCACGCAGCTGCGCGGCCGTGCGAACCCCGGGGATGGCCGTGAGCGCCTCCGGCACCGCCACCGCCGCTCACCTCCAGCACCACGTACTCGTACCGGAGACACCCGCGTGAGGAAGCCACAGGCGAACCCAGAACAATCATCGAACACTTGTTCGCATAGTGCGAGACGGGCGGCCCCGCTGTCAAGCCGGGCGCGGCACCGGGGGGAGGACGCCGCTGACGTAACGCACGTCGCCCATGCGCAGGTCGTCGTCCCCCAGGGGCGCGAGACCGTGGGCCGCGAGCAGCTCCCGGACGGTGCTCCCGGTCAGCTCCCAGCCGTGGGCGGCCAGGTAGGGCGCCGCTTCGTTGCGTTCACCGAAATAGCGCAGCCTCGCCATGTCCGTGTCGAAGCCCTGCCCGCGCCAGCGTCCGGAGAGCCGATCCAGGCCTTCCTTCGTCCTGGCCTCGTCGCCCGGTCGCGGGTTGGGCCGGTTCTCGGTGGCCACCCGGCTGCCCGGCGCGCTGAGTTCGGTGACGGTGTCGAGCAGCCGGTCCTGCGCCTCGGGCGGCAGGTAGCCGAGCAGGCCTTCGGCGCTCCACGCGGTCGGCCGCGCCGGGTCGAAGCCGGCGGCGCGCAGCGCGGCGGGCCAGTCCTCGCGCAGGTCGGCCGCCACCACCCGCCGGTCGGCGGTGGGCTCGGCGCCCAGCCCGGCCAGAGTGCGGGTCTTGAATTCGAGGACCTCCGGCCGGTCGACCTCGTACACGACGGTCCCGGCGGGCCACGGCAGCCGGTACGCGCGCGAATCCAGGCCCGCGGCCAGGATCACGATCTGCGAGAGAGCCGCCGCGCGGAAGAACTCGTCGTAGAACTTCGTCCGCACCTTGGCCAAGTCGAGCCACACCGGCTCGACCAGCTCGCCGGGCGCCGCCTCGCCGCTCGCCAGCCGGGTGAGCAGGTCGACGCCGACCGCCCGGACGAGCGGTTCGGCGAACCGGTCGTCGATGAACGCCGGATCCACGCGGGTCGCCATCGCCCGTGCCGCGGCGGCCATCGTGGCGGTCGCGCCGACACTCGACGCCAGGTCCCAGGTGTCGCCGTCATGCCTGCTCGAAGCCATGCTCTCCCCCGTCTTCCGGTGGCCGCGGGCCG
Protein-coding sequences here:
- a CDS encoding class I SAM-dependent methyltransferase; protein product: MASSRHDGDTWDLASSVGATATMAAAARAMATRVDPAFIDDRFAEPLVRAVGVDLLTRLASGEAAPGELVEPVWLDLAKVRTKFYDEFFRAAALSQIVILAAGLDSRAYRLPWPAGTVVYEVDRPEVLEFKTRTLAGLGAEPTADRRVVAADLREDWPAALRAAGFDPARPTAWSAEGLLGYLPPEAQDRLLDTVTELSAPGSRVATENRPNPRPGDEARTKEGLDRLSGRWRGQGFDTDMARLRYFGERNEAAPYLAAHGWELTGSTVRELLAAHGLAPLGDDDLRMGDVRYVSGVLPPVPRPA